In one Hippocampus zosterae strain Florida chromosome 10, ASM2543408v3, whole genome shotgun sequence genomic region, the following are encoded:
- the dhx40 gene encoding probable ATP-dependent RNA helicase DHX40 isoform X2, which yields MSKSGTKYRKDNQSLQLPIYKHKAKLVQAVKESTFLVVTGETGSGKTTQLPQYLYKAGFCKHGKICITQPRRVAAITVAQRVAHELQCTLGKEVGYQVRFDDCTTQDTELKYMTDGCLLREVLADPGLSHYSVVVLDEVHERSLNTDILLGLLKKVFSNPTEALKGRAFPLKVVVMSATMETDKLSAFLGDCPVFVIPGRTFPVTCTLGTAVGPKDLQSTGYVKEVVSLALDVHTSEKAGDILVFLTGQLEIERACDLLFEKAESIDYRYDVQDKTVDGLLILPLYGSMPTEQQRQIFQPPPPGIRKCVVATNIAATSLTINGIKYIIDSGFVKQLNHNSRVGMDILEVVPISKSEALQRAGRAGRTSAGKCFRIYTKEFWEECMPEYTIPEIQRTSLTAVVLTLKCLGVHDVIRFPYLDPPEERFILEALKQLYQFDAIDRRGRVTRLGELMVEFPLQPGLTRALLKAASHGCQDLLLPVAAMLSVENIFIRPGHPDKQKEADQSHRALAANSGGVNDFGTLLSVFQQCKSSERPSAWCKDHWIHWRALKSAFSVETQLRDILLRLQQRRDFPVEKFDGNKNELFRRCLCTGYFTNVARRSIGKVFCTMDGHGSMVHIHPSSSLFDKEMELDWILFHDVLMTSRVYVRTVCPIRYEWVKDLLPKLHEVDVYELSSVAREEVTDEEMTKWETREAAKRQSEISAEDALKKVEKRNNESSVSEARARYLERKLQRQQNKVV from the exons ATGTCCAAATCGGGGACGAAGTACCGGAAAGACAACCAGTCGTTACAGTTGCCAATCTACAAGCATAAAGCTAAACTGGTACAGGCTGTGAAGGAGAGCACTTTCTTGGTGGTCACCGGTGAGACTGGCAGCGGGAAAACGACCCAGCTTCCACAGTATTTGTACAAAGCAG GTTTTTGTAAACATGGCAAAATTTGCATCACCCAACCCCGCCGTGTGGCTGCCATCACGGTGGCTCAAAGGGTTGCCCATGAGTTGCAGTGCACTCTGGGAAAAGAGGTGGGCTACCAGGTGCGCTTTGACGACTGCACGACGCAG GACACGGAGTTGAAATACATGACGGATGGCTGTTTGCTCAGAGAGGTCCTGGCAGACCCTGGACTTTCTCACTACAGTGTTGTAGTCTTGGATGAGGTCCACGAACGAAGCCTGAACACT GATATCCTCTTGGGTTTgctgaaaaaagtattttcgaaTCCGACTGAAGCTTTGAAGGGCCGAGCTTTCCCACTAAAGGTGGTGGTGATGTCCGCCACCATGGAAACAGACAAACTTTCCGCCTTTCTAGGTGACTGCCCGGTATTTGTTATCCCTGGAAGGACTTTTCCTGTCACATGTACGTTGGGCACCGCCGTGGGACCTAAAGACCTACAGAGCACGGGTTATGTGAAAGAG GTTGTCTCTCTGGCCCTGGATGTTCACACTAGTGAGAAGGCTGGCGACATTCTGGTGTTTTTAACAG GTCAGTTGGAGATCGAGCGGGCGTGCGATTTGCTGTTTGAGAAAGCGGAGTCGATAGACTACCGCTATGATGTGCAGGACAAAACAGTGGATGGACTACTTATTTTACCCCTCTATGGTTCCATGCCAACCG AGCAACAGCGGCAGATCTTCCAGCCTCCTCCTCCGGGAATAAGGAAGTGTGTGGTGGCCACCAACATCGCTGCCACCTCTCTCACCATCAACGGCATCAA GTACATCATAGACAGCGGCTTTGTGAAGCAACTCAACCACAACTCCAGGGTGGGCATGGATATTTTAGAAGTGGTACCCATTTCAAA GAGTGAAGCTCTGCAGCGAGCAGGCCGGGCTGGAAGAACCTCAGCGGGGAAGTGTTTCCGCATCTACACCAAGGAATTCTGGGAGGAATGTATGCCCGAATATACAATTCCAGAGATCCAGAGGACGAGTTTGACTGCAGTGGTCCTCACTCTCAAGTGCCTGGGTGTACACGAtgtcattag GTTTCCGTATCTGGACCCTCCAGAAGAGAGGTTTATCCTGGAGGCACTGAAACAGCTCTACCAGTTTGATGCTATCGACAG GAGAGGTCGAGTGACTCGCCTGGGGGAGCTAATGGTGGAGTTCCCCCTGCAGCCCGGCCTCACCAGGGCCCTGCTCAAAGCCGCCTCGCACGGCTGCCAGGATCTGCTTCTCCCCGTGGCCGCCATGTTGTCTGTAGAGAACATCTTCATCCGGCCTG gccaccctgacaaGCAGAAAGAGGCCGATCAGAGTCACAGAGCACTGGCGGCCAATAGCGGCGGTGTAAATGACTTCGGTACACTTCTTAGTGTGTTTCAGCAGTGTAAATCCAG CGAAAGACCGTCAGCGTGGTGCAAGGATCATTGGATCCACTGGAGAGCGCTCAAATCTGCCTTTAGTGTCGAGACTCAGCTACGTGACATTCTCCTCCGTCTGCAACAA AGGAGAGATTTCCCAGTGGAGAAATTCGATGGCAATAAGAACGAACTCTTTAGACGGTGTCTGTGCACAGGATACTTCACCAATGTTGCCAGAAG ATCTATTGGAAAGGTATTTTGCACAATGGATGGTCATGGGTCCATGGTTCACATTCATCCATCATCATCG TTGTTCGACAAGGAGATGGAGCTGGATTGGATTCTCTTTCACGACGTGTTGATGACATCACGGGTGTATGTCAGGACAGTATGTCCCATCCGATATGAGTGGGTGAAAGATCTTCTGCCCAAATTGCACGAGGTCGACGTTTATGAACTAAGCAGCGTGGCACGAGAAGAAGTCACCGATGAGGAGATGACCAAGTGGGAGACGAGGGAGGCTGCCAAAAGGCAATCAG AGATTTCTGCTGAGGATGCCTTGAAGAAAGTGGAGAAGCGAAACAATGAAAGTAGCGTCAGTGAGGCACGTGCTCGCTATCTTGAGCGGAAACTGCAAAGACAACAGAATAAAGTTGTTTGA
- the dhx40 gene encoding probable ATP-dependent RNA helicase DHX40 isoform X1: MSKSGTKYRKDNQSLQLPIYKHKAKLVQAVKESTFLVVTGETGSGKTTQLPQYLYKAGFCKHGKICITQPRRVAAITVAQRVAHELQCTLGKEVGYQVRFDDCTTQDTELKYMTDGCLLREVLADPGLSHYSVVVLDEVHERSLNTDILLGLLKKVFSNPTEALKGRAFPLKVVVMSATMETDKLSAFLGDCPVFVIPGRTFPVTCTLGTAVGPKDLQSTGYVKEVVSLALDVHTSEKAGDILVFLTGQLEIERACDLLFEKAESIDYRYDVQDKTVDGLLILPLYGSMPTEQQRQIFQPPPPGIRKCVVATNIAATSLTINGIKYIIDSGFVKQLNHNSRVGMDILEVVPISKSEALQRAGRAGRTSAGKCFRIYTKEFWEECMPEYTIPEIQRTSLTAVVLTLKCLGVHDVIRFPYLDPPEERFILEALKQLYQFDAIDRFGGVLFAFLGIGNTTVLAVTRGLLSARRGRVTRLGELMVEFPLQPGLTRALLKAASHGCQDLLLPVAAMLSVENIFIRPGHPDKQKEADQSHRALAANSGGVNDFGTLLSVFQQCKSSERPSAWCKDHWIHWRALKSAFSVETQLRDILLRLQQRRDFPVEKFDGNKNELFRRCLCTGYFTNVARRSIGKVFCTMDGHGSMVHIHPSSSLFDKEMELDWILFHDVLMTSRVYVRTVCPIRYEWVKDLLPKLHEVDVYELSSVAREEVTDEEMTKWETREAAKRQSEISAEDALKKVEKRNNESSVSEARARYLERKLQRQQNKVV, encoded by the exons ATGTCCAAATCGGGGACGAAGTACCGGAAAGACAACCAGTCGTTACAGTTGCCAATCTACAAGCATAAAGCTAAACTGGTACAGGCTGTGAAGGAGAGCACTTTCTTGGTGGTCACCGGTGAGACTGGCAGCGGGAAAACGACCCAGCTTCCACAGTATTTGTACAAAGCAG GTTTTTGTAAACATGGCAAAATTTGCATCACCCAACCCCGCCGTGTGGCTGCCATCACGGTGGCTCAAAGGGTTGCCCATGAGTTGCAGTGCACTCTGGGAAAAGAGGTGGGCTACCAGGTGCGCTTTGACGACTGCACGACGCAG GACACGGAGTTGAAATACATGACGGATGGCTGTTTGCTCAGAGAGGTCCTGGCAGACCCTGGACTTTCTCACTACAGTGTTGTAGTCTTGGATGAGGTCCACGAACGAAGCCTGAACACT GATATCCTCTTGGGTTTgctgaaaaaagtattttcgaaTCCGACTGAAGCTTTGAAGGGCCGAGCTTTCCCACTAAAGGTGGTGGTGATGTCCGCCACCATGGAAACAGACAAACTTTCCGCCTTTCTAGGTGACTGCCCGGTATTTGTTATCCCTGGAAGGACTTTTCCTGTCACATGTACGTTGGGCACCGCCGTGGGACCTAAAGACCTACAGAGCACGGGTTATGTGAAAGAG GTTGTCTCTCTGGCCCTGGATGTTCACACTAGTGAGAAGGCTGGCGACATTCTGGTGTTTTTAACAG GTCAGTTGGAGATCGAGCGGGCGTGCGATTTGCTGTTTGAGAAAGCGGAGTCGATAGACTACCGCTATGATGTGCAGGACAAAACAGTGGATGGACTACTTATTTTACCCCTCTATGGTTCCATGCCAACCG AGCAACAGCGGCAGATCTTCCAGCCTCCTCCTCCGGGAATAAGGAAGTGTGTGGTGGCCACCAACATCGCTGCCACCTCTCTCACCATCAACGGCATCAA GTACATCATAGACAGCGGCTTTGTGAAGCAACTCAACCACAACTCCAGGGTGGGCATGGATATTTTAGAAGTGGTACCCATTTCAAA GAGTGAAGCTCTGCAGCGAGCAGGCCGGGCTGGAAGAACCTCAGCGGGGAAGTGTTTCCGCATCTACACCAAGGAATTCTGGGAGGAATGTATGCCCGAATATACAATTCCAGAGATCCAGAGGACGAGTTTGACTGCAGTGGTCCTCACTCTCAAGTGCCTGGGTGTACACGAtgtcattag GTTTCCGTATCTGGACCCTCCAGAAGAGAGGTTTATCCTGGAGGCACTGAAACAGCTCTACCAGTTTGATGCTATCGACAGGTTTGGTGGTGTGCTCTTTGCCTTTTTGGGTATTGGTAACACAACAGTGCTAGCTGTAACAAGGGGCTTGTTGTCTGCCAGGAGAGGTCGAGTGACTCGCCTGGGGGAGCTAATGGTGGAGTTCCCCCTGCAGCCCGGCCTCACCAGGGCCCTGCTCAAAGCCGCCTCGCACGGCTGCCAGGATCTGCTTCTCCCCGTGGCCGCCATGTTGTCTGTAGAGAACATCTTCATCCGGCCTG gccaccctgacaaGCAGAAAGAGGCCGATCAGAGTCACAGAGCACTGGCGGCCAATAGCGGCGGTGTAAATGACTTCGGTACACTTCTTAGTGTGTTTCAGCAGTGTAAATCCAG CGAAAGACCGTCAGCGTGGTGCAAGGATCATTGGATCCACTGGAGAGCGCTCAAATCTGCCTTTAGTGTCGAGACTCAGCTACGTGACATTCTCCTCCGTCTGCAACAA AGGAGAGATTTCCCAGTGGAGAAATTCGATGGCAATAAGAACGAACTCTTTAGACGGTGTCTGTGCACAGGATACTTCACCAATGTTGCCAGAAG ATCTATTGGAAAGGTATTTTGCACAATGGATGGTCATGGGTCCATGGTTCACATTCATCCATCATCATCG TTGTTCGACAAGGAGATGGAGCTGGATTGGATTCTCTTTCACGACGTGTTGATGACATCACGGGTGTATGTCAGGACAGTATGTCCCATCCGATATGAGTGGGTGAAAGATCTTCTGCCCAAATTGCACGAGGTCGACGTTTATGAACTAAGCAGCGTGGCACGAGAAGAAGTCACCGATGAGGAGATGACCAAGTGGGAGACGAGGGAGGCTGCCAAAAGGCAATCAG AGATTTCTGCTGAGGATGCCTTGAAGAAAGTGGAGAAGCGAAACAATGAAAGTAGCGTCAGTGAGGCACGTGCTCGCTATCTTGAGCGGAAACTGCAAAGACAACAGAATAAAGTTGTTTGA
- the dhx40 gene encoding probable ATP-dependent RNA helicase DHX40 isoform X3, whose product MTDGCLLREVLADPGLSHYSVVVLDEVHERSLNTDILLGLLKKVFSNPTEALKGRAFPLKVVVMSATMETDKLSAFLGDCPVFVIPGRTFPVTCTLGTAVGPKDLQSTGYVKEVVSLALDVHTSEKAGDILVFLTGQLEIERACDLLFEKAESIDYRYDVQDKTVDGLLILPLYGSMPTEQQRQIFQPPPPGIRKCVVATNIAATSLTINGIKYIIDSGFVKQLNHNSRVGMDILEVVPISKSEALQRAGRAGRTSAGKCFRIYTKEFWEECMPEYTIPEIQRTSLTAVVLTLKCLGVHDVIRFPYLDPPEERFILEALKQLYQFDAIDRFGGVLFAFLGIGNTTVLAVTRGLLSARRGRVTRLGELMVEFPLQPGLTRALLKAASHGCQDLLLPVAAMLSVENIFIRPGHPDKQKEADQSHRALAANSGGVNDFGTLLSVFQQCKSSERPSAWCKDHWIHWRALKSAFSVETQLRDILLRLQQRRDFPVEKFDGNKNELFRRCLCTGYFTNVARRSIGKVFCTMDGHGSMVHIHPSSSLFDKEMELDWILFHDVLMTSRVYVRTVCPIRYEWVKDLLPKLHEVDVYELSSVAREEVTDEEMTKWETREAAKRQSEISAEDALKKVEKRNNESSVSEARARYLERKLQRQQNKVV is encoded by the exons ATGACGGATGGCTGTTTGCTCAGAGAGGTCCTGGCAGACCCTGGACTTTCTCACTACAGTGTTGTAGTCTTGGATGAGGTCCACGAACGAAGCCTGAACACT GATATCCTCTTGGGTTTgctgaaaaaagtattttcgaaTCCGACTGAAGCTTTGAAGGGCCGAGCTTTCCCACTAAAGGTGGTGGTGATGTCCGCCACCATGGAAACAGACAAACTTTCCGCCTTTCTAGGTGACTGCCCGGTATTTGTTATCCCTGGAAGGACTTTTCCTGTCACATGTACGTTGGGCACCGCCGTGGGACCTAAAGACCTACAGAGCACGGGTTATGTGAAAGAG GTTGTCTCTCTGGCCCTGGATGTTCACACTAGTGAGAAGGCTGGCGACATTCTGGTGTTTTTAACAG GTCAGTTGGAGATCGAGCGGGCGTGCGATTTGCTGTTTGAGAAAGCGGAGTCGATAGACTACCGCTATGATGTGCAGGACAAAACAGTGGATGGACTACTTATTTTACCCCTCTATGGTTCCATGCCAACCG AGCAACAGCGGCAGATCTTCCAGCCTCCTCCTCCGGGAATAAGGAAGTGTGTGGTGGCCACCAACATCGCTGCCACCTCTCTCACCATCAACGGCATCAA GTACATCATAGACAGCGGCTTTGTGAAGCAACTCAACCACAACTCCAGGGTGGGCATGGATATTTTAGAAGTGGTACCCATTTCAAA GAGTGAAGCTCTGCAGCGAGCAGGCCGGGCTGGAAGAACCTCAGCGGGGAAGTGTTTCCGCATCTACACCAAGGAATTCTGGGAGGAATGTATGCCCGAATATACAATTCCAGAGATCCAGAGGACGAGTTTGACTGCAGTGGTCCTCACTCTCAAGTGCCTGGGTGTACACGAtgtcattag GTTTCCGTATCTGGACCCTCCAGAAGAGAGGTTTATCCTGGAGGCACTGAAACAGCTCTACCAGTTTGATGCTATCGACAGGTTTGGTGGTGTGCTCTTTGCCTTTTTGGGTATTGGTAACACAACAGTGCTAGCTGTAACAAGGGGCTTGTTGTCTGCCAGGAGAGGTCGAGTGACTCGCCTGGGGGAGCTAATGGTGGAGTTCCCCCTGCAGCCCGGCCTCACCAGGGCCCTGCTCAAAGCCGCCTCGCACGGCTGCCAGGATCTGCTTCTCCCCGTGGCCGCCATGTTGTCTGTAGAGAACATCTTCATCCGGCCTG gccaccctgacaaGCAGAAAGAGGCCGATCAGAGTCACAGAGCACTGGCGGCCAATAGCGGCGGTGTAAATGACTTCGGTACACTTCTTAGTGTGTTTCAGCAGTGTAAATCCAG CGAAAGACCGTCAGCGTGGTGCAAGGATCATTGGATCCACTGGAGAGCGCTCAAATCTGCCTTTAGTGTCGAGACTCAGCTACGTGACATTCTCCTCCGTCTGCAACAA AGGAGAGATTTCCCAGTGGAGAAATTCGATGGCAATAAGAACGAACTCTTTAGACGGTGTCTGTGCACAGGATACTTCACCAATGTTGCCAGAAG ATCTATTGGAAAGGTATTTTGCACAATGGATGGTCATGGGTCCATGGTTCACATTCATCCATCATCATCG TTGTTCGACAAGGAGATGGAGCTGGATTGGATTCTCTTTCACGACGTGTTGATGACATCACGGGTGTATGTCAGGACAGTATGTCCCATCCGATATGAGTGGGTGAAAGATCTTCTGCCCAAATTGCACGAGGTCGACGTTTATGAACTAAGCAGCGTGGCACGAGAAGAAGTCACCGATGAGGAGATGACCAAGTGGGAGACGAGGGAGGCTGCCAAAAGGCAATCAG AGATTTCTGCTGAGGATGCCTTGAAGAAAGTGGAGAAGCGAAACAATGAAAGTAGCGTCAGTGAGGCACGTGCTCGCTATCTTGAGCGGAAACTGCAAAGACAACAGAATAAAGTTGTTTGA
- the akt2 gene encoding RAC-beta serine/threonine-protein kinase isoform X2: MNEVGVVREGWLHKRGEYIKTWRPRYFILKSDGSFIGYKEKPEVSSDHSLPPLNNFSVAECQLMKTERPRPNTFVIRCLQWTSVIERTFHVDSNEEREEWMRSIQAVANSLKSQQQDEEPMEIKFGSASDSSGTMEMEIAVSKSRSKVTMSDFDYLKLLGKGTFGKVILVKEKATGMYYAMKILRKEVIIAKDEVAHTVTESRVLQNTRHPFLTTLKYAFQTNDRLCFVMEYANGGELFFHLSRDRVFTEDRARFYGAEIVSALEYLHSCNVVYRDLKLENLMLDKDGHIKITDFGLCKEGITDGATMKTFCGTPEYLAPEVLEDNDYGRAVDWWGLGVVMYEMMCGRLPFYNQDHERLFELILMEEIRFPKNLAPEAKALLAGLLKKDPKQRLGGGPNDAKEVMTHKFFTSINWQDVLEKKLVPPFKPQVTSETDTRYFDDEFTAQTITITPPDKYDSLDPEDSDQRTHFPQFSYSASIRE, from the exons ATGAATGAAGTCGGCGTTGTGAGAGAGGGATGGCTCCACAAGCGAG GTGAGTACATTAAAACCTGGAGACCTCGTTATTTCATCCTAAAGAGTGACGGCTCCTTCATCGGCTACAAAGAGAAGCCCGAAGTGTCCAGTGATCACAGCCTGCCACCTCTCAACAACTTTTCCGTCGCAG AATGTCAGCTGATGAAGACCGAGCGGCCCAGGCCCAATACGTTTGTTATCCGCTGCCTCCAGTGGACGTCAGTTATTGAGCGCACCTTCCACGTAGACAGCAACGAGGAGAG GGAAGAATGGATGCGATCGATCCAGGCAGTGGCAAACAGCTTGAAGAGCCAGCAGCAGGACGAGGAGCCCATGGAGATCAAATTTGGCTCGGCGAGTGACAGCAGTGGCACAATGGAGATGGAGATCGCCGTGTCCAAATCTCGCTCAAAAGTG ACCATGAGTGATTTCGACTACCTTAAGCTCCTGGGCAAGGGGACGTTTGGCAAAGTGATCCTGGTGAAGGAGAAGGCCACGGGCATGTACTACGCCATGAAAATCCTCCGTAAAGAAGTCATCATTGCAAAA GATGAGGTAGCGCACACGGTAACAGAGAGCAGAGTCCTGCAAAATACGCGGCATCCCTTTCTCACA ACACTAAAATATGCTTTTCAAACAAACGATCGTCTATGCTTTGTGATGGAGTATGCAAATGGGGGAGAA CTCTTCTTTCACTTATCCCGGGACAGAGTCTTCACAGAAGACAGGGCCCGATTCTATGGTGCAGAAATAGTATCGGCACTGGAGTATCTACACTCATGCAATGTTGTTTACAGGGATTTAAAG CTGGAAAATCTCATGTTGGATAAAGACGGCCACATAAAGATAACAGATTTCGGCCTGTGCAAAGAAGGCATCACAGACGGCGCCACCATGAAAACCTTCTGTGGGACCCCCGAGTACCTGGCACCCGAG GTACTTGAGGACAACGACTACGGCCGCGCTGTGGACTGGTGGGGTCTGGGCGTGGTCATGTACGAGATGATGTGTGGCCGCTTGCCCTTCTACAACCAGGACCACGAGCGACTCTTTGAACTCATCCTCATGGAGGAAATCCGCTTCCCCAAGAACCTGGCACCTGAAGCCAAGGCGCTGCTGGCAGGCCTGCTCAAAAAAGATCCCAAGCAGAG GCTCGGAGGCGGACCTAACGATGCCAAAGAAGTGATGACTCACAAGTTCTTCACCTCCATCAACTGGCAGGATGTCTTAGAGAAAAAG CTCGTCCCACCTTTCAAACCCCAGGTCACCTCGGAGACGGACACGAGATACTTTGACGACGAGTTCACAGCACAAACCATCACAATAACTCCACCAGACAAGT ATGACAGTTTAGACCCCGAGGACTCAGATCAGCGTACACACTTCCCTCAGTTCTCCTACTCTGCCAGCATACGAGAATAG
- the akt2 gene encoding RAC-beta serine/threonine-protein kinase isoform X1: MNEVGVVREGWLHKRGEYIKTWRPRYFILKSDGSFIGYKEKPEVSSDHSLPPLNNFSVAECQLMKTERPRPNTFVIRCLQWTSVIERTFHVDSNEEREEWMRSIQAVANSLKSQQQDEEPMEIKFGSASDSSGTMEMEIAVSKSRSKVQTMSDFDYLKLLGKGTFGKVILVKEKATGMYYAMKILRKEVIIAKDEVAHTVTESRVLQNTRHPFLTTLKYAFQTNDRLCFVMEYANGGELFFHLSRDRVFTEDRARFYGAEIVSALEYLHSCNVVYRDLKLENLMLDKDGHIKITDFGLCKEGITDGATMKTFCGTPEYLAPEVLEDNDYGRAVDWWGLGVVMYEMMCGRLPFYNQDHERLFELILMEEIRFPKNLAPEAKALLAGLLKKDPKQRLGGGPNDAKEVMTHKFFTSINWQDVLEKKLVPPFKPQVTSETDTRYFDDEFTAQTITITPPDKYDSLDPEDSDQRTHFPQFSYSASIRE, encoded by the exons ATGAATGAAGTCGGCGTTGTGAGAGAGGGATGGCTCCACAAGCGAG GTGAGTACATTAAAACCTGGAGACCTCGTTATTTCATCCTAAAGAGTGACGGCTCCTTCATCGGCTACAAAGAGAAGCCCGAAGTGTCCAGTGATCACAGCCTGCCACCTCTCAACAACTTTTCCGTCGCAG AATGTCAGCTGATGAAGACCGAGCGGCCCAGGCCCAATACGTTTGTTATCCGCTGCCTCCAGTGGACGTCAGTTATTGAGCGCACCTTCCACGTAGACAGCAACGAGGAGAG GGAAGAATGGATGCGATCGATCCAGGCAGTGGCAAACAGCTTGAAGAGCCAGCAGCAGGACGAGGAGCCCATGGAGATCAAATTTGGCTCGGCGAGTGACAGCAGTGGCACAATGGAGATGGAGATCGCCGTGTCCAAATCTCGCTCAAAAGTG CAGACCATGAGTGATTTCGACTACCTTAAGCTCCTGGGCAAGGGGACGTTTGGCAAAGTGATCCTGGTGAAGGAGAAGGCCACGGGCATGTACTACGCCATGAAAATCCTCCGTAAAGAAGTCATCATTGCAAAA GATGAGGTAGCGCACACGGTAACAGAGAGCAGAGTCCTGCAAAATACGCGGCATCCCTTTCTCACA ACACTAAAATATGCTTTTCAAACAAACGATCGTCTATGCTTTGTGATGGAGTATGCAAATGGGGGAGAA CTCTTCTTTCACTTATCCCGGGACAGAGTCTTCACAGAAGACAGGGCCCGATTCTATGGTGCAGAAATAGTATCGGCACTGGAGTATCTACACTCATGCAATGTTGTTTACAGGGATTTAAAG CTGGAAAATCTCATGTTGGATAAAGACGGCCACATAAAGATAACAGATTTCGGCCTGTGCAAAGAAGGCATCACAGACGGCGCCACCATGAAAACCTTCTGTGGGACCCCCGAGTACCTGGCACCCGAG GTACTTGAGGACAACGACTACGGCCGCGCTGTGGACTGGTGGGGTCTGGGCGTGGTCATGTACGAGATGATGTGTGGCCGCTTGCCCTTCTACAACCAGGACCACGAGCGACTCTTTGAACTCATCCTCATGGAGGAAATCCGCTTCCCCAAGAACCTGGCACCTGAAGCCAAGGCGCTGCTGGCAGGCCTGCTCAAAAAAGATCCCAAGCAGAG GCTCGGAGGCGGACCTAACGATGCCAAAGAAGTGATGACTCACAAGTTCTTCACCTCCATCAACTGGCAGGATGTCTTAGAGAAAAAG CTCGTCCCACCTTTCAAACCCCAGGTCACCTCGGAGACGGACACGAGATACTTTGACGACGAGTTCACAGCACAAACCATCACAATAACTCCACCAGACAAGT ATGACAGTTTAGACCCCGAGGACTCAGATCAGCGTACACACTTCCCTCAGTTCTCCTACTCTGCCAGCATACGAGAATAG